A part of Acidobacteriota bacterium genomic DNA contains:
- the groL gene encoding chaperonin GroEL (60 kDa chaperone family; promotes refolding of misfolded polypeptides especially under stressful conditions; forms two stacked rings of heptamers to form a barrel-shaped 14mer; ends can be capped by GroES; misfolded proteins enter the barrel where they are refolded when GroES binds) translates to MAKQIVYGEDSRQSILRGVNALADAVKVTLGPKGRNVVIDKKFGSPTITKDGVTVAKEIDLKNTLENMGAQMVREVASKTSDTAGDGTTTATVLAQAIYREGLKMVTAGANPMELKRGIEKAVEAVTAELKKLSKPVSGNMIAQVGTISANSDETIGKIIAEAMEKVGKDGVITVEEAKTMETSLDVVEGMQFDRGYLSAYFVTDPDRMEVVLENPVILIHEKKISSMKDLLPLLEQVARGGRPLLIIAEDVDGEALATLVVNKLRGTLQVAAVKAPGFGDRRKAMLEDIAILTGGRAITEDLGIKLENIKLEDLGKAKKVTIDKDNTTIVEGVGTKAAIEGRVKQLRTQIEETTSDYDREKLQERLAKIVGGVAVIKVGAATETEMKEKKARVEDAMHATKAAVEEGIVPGGGVALLRCAKVLDGVKLDHDQKVGADIVRRAVEAPLRWIATNAGVEGSIVVQKVKEAKEVSFGYNAATDTYEDMVKAGVIDPTKVVRSALQNSSSIAALLLTTEAMVSEIPEEKKEPASPAGGPGGMY, encoded by the coding sequence ATGGCGAAACAGATTGTGTACGGAGAGGACTCGCGGCAGTCGATCCTCCGCGGCGTCAACGCCCTGGCCGACGCGGTCAAGGTGACGCTCGGACCGAAGGGCCGCAACGTCGTGATCGACAAGAAGTTCGGCTCGCCGACGATTACCAAGGACGGCGTCACGGTCGCCAAGGAAATCGATCTGAAGAACACGCTCGAGAACATGGGCGCGCAGATGGTCCGCGAGGTGGCGAGCAAGACGTCCGATACCGCCGGCGACGGCACCACCACCGCGACCGTCCTGGCGCAGGCGATCTACCGCGAGGGCCTGAAGATGGTCACCGCCGGCGCCAACCCGATGGAGCTCAAGCGCGGCATCGAGAAGGCCGTCGAGGCCGTCACGGCCGAGCTCAAGAAGCTCTCGAAGCCGGTGAGCGGAAACATGATCGCGCAGGTCGGCACCATCTCGGCGAACAGCGACGAGACGATCGGCAAGATCATCGCCGAGGCGATGGAGAAGGTCGGCAAGGACGGCGTCATCACGGTCGAGGAAGCCAAGACCATGGAGACCTCGCTCGACGTCGTGGAAGGGATGCAGTTCGACCGCGGCTACCTGTCGGCGTACTTCGTGACCGACCCTGACCGGATGGAGGTCGTCCTCGAGAACCCGGTGATCCTCATCCACGAGAAGAAGATCAGCTCGATGAAGGATCTGCTGCCGCTCCTCGAGCAGGTGGCGCGCGGCGGCCGTCCGCTCCTCATCATCGCGGAGGACGTCGACGGCGAGGCGCTGGCGACGCTCGTCGTCAACAAGCTGCGTGGCACGCTGCAGGTCGCGGCCGTGAAGGCGCCCGGCTTCGGCGATCGCCGCAAGGCCATGCTCGAGGACATCGCGATCCTCACGGGCGGCCGGGCCATCACGGAAGACCTCGGGATCAAGCTCGAGAACATCAAGCTCGAGGACCTCGGCAAGGCCAAGAAGGTGACGATCGACAAGGACAACACGACGATCGTCGAGGGCGTCGGCACGAAGGCGGCCATCGAGGGGCGCGTCAAGCAACTGCGCACGCAGATCGAGGAGACCACCTCGGACTACGACCGTGAGAAGCTGCAGGAGCGGCTCGCCAAGATCGTCGGCGGCGTCGCCGTCATCAAGGTCGGCGCGGCGACCGAGACCGAGATGAAGGAGAAGAAGGCGCGCGTCGAGGATGCGATGCACGCGACCAAGGCGGCCGTCGAGGAGGGCATCGTGCCCGGCGGCGGCGTGGCCCTACTCCGCTGTGCGAAGGTGCTCGACGGCGTGAAGCTCGATCACGATCAGAAGGTCGGCGCCGACATCGTGCGCCGGGCCGTCGAAGCCCCGCTCCGGTGGATCGCGACCAACGCGGGGGTCGAGGGGTCGATCGTCGTGCAGAAGGTCAAGGAAGCGAAGGAAGTGTCGTTCGGCTACAACGCCGCGACCGACACCTACGAGGACATGGTGAAGGCCGGCGTCATCGACCCGACCAAGGTCGTCCGCTCGGCGCTGCAGAACTCCTCGTCGATCGCGGCCCTGCTGCTCACGACCGAGGCCATGGTCTCGGAGATCCCCGAGGAGAAGAAGGAACCGGCCTCGCCGGCTGGCGGCCCGGGCGGAATGTACTGA
- a CDS encoding SpoIID/LytB domain-containing protein — protein sequence MRALAPCRRVLVAVLAVSTAACIGPRTPAPTRSAPTIPETVRVKTGGRIVTVPFESYVLGSALSEVSPVGESPDAAARIFAVQAIVARTYALAHLGRHREEGFDLCDTTHCQLYEPARIRTSRFADLARRAVESTRHTILLYDGRPADAVYHADCGGHTASADAVWGGRPVAYLTGADDDVPAAAHRTWEYAVSAARLQAVLGDDARTRTGGRLQRITIATRDASGRADTVEIRGQRAATVSATLFRAILARAFGERSIMSTRFSLAQQGPEYRFTGTGFGHGVGLCQIGAAARARRGTPAEMIFAAYFPGTRLTAIGTSGRAATDGPLPFPGLVRSP from the coding sequence GTGCGTGCTCTCGCTCCATGCCGTCGCGTGCTCGTCGCCGTGCTCGCCGTGTCGACCGCCGCGTGCATCGGCCCTCGCACGCCCGCGCCGACTCGATCCGCGCCGACCATCCCGGAGACCGTCCGCGTCAAGACCGGCGGCCGTATCGTGACCGTCCCGTTCGAGAGCTACGTGCTCGGGTCCGCGCTCTCGGAGGTCTCTCCAGTCGGCGAGTCGCCCGACGCAGCGGCCCGCATCTTCGCCGTGCAGGCGATCGTTGCTCGCACGTATGCCCTGGCCCACCTGGGTCGCCATCGCGAAGAGGGCTTCGACCTCTGCGACACGACGCACTGCCAACTGTACGAACCGGCGCGGATCAGGACCTCGCGGTTCGCCGACCTCGCGCGGCGCGCCGTCGAGAGCACGCGACACACCATCCTTTTGTACGACGGGCGTCCTGCCGACGCCGTCTACCACGCGGACTGTGGCGGCCATACGGCGTCAGCCGATGCGGTCTGGGGCGGCCGGCCCGTCGCCTACCTCACCGGGGCCGATGACGACGTCCCCGCGGCGGCGCACCGGACGTGGGAGTACGCCGTGTCGGCCGCGCGGCTGCAGGCGGTGCTCGGCGACGACGCGCGGACGCGAACGGGGGGGCGGCTCCAACGCATCACGATCGCGACACGGGACGCCAGCGGGCGCGCCGACACGGTGGAGATTCGAGGGCAACGCGCCGCGACCGTGAGCGCGACGCTGTTTCGCGCCATTTTGGCCCGGGCCTTCGGCGAGCGGTCGATCATGAGCACGCGCTTCTCGCTCGCGCAACAGGGACCGGAGTACCGGTTCACCGGAACCGGCTTCGGTCACGGCGTCGGCCTGTGCCAGATCGGGGCCGCGGCACGTGCCCGCCGAGGAACGCCCGCCGAGATGATTTTTGCGGCATACTTTCCAGGAACCCGTCTCACGGCGATTGGCACGAGCGGCCGGGCCGCCACCGACGGGCCGCTGCCGTTTCCCGGCCTGGTGAGATCCCCGTAA
- the rnr gene encoding ribonuclease R, which yields MHSEQDVLRLIRDRADHPATARELLRLLRIPREERATFRRHLRSLVNAGSLIEIRGQRFGLPDRMNLVVGRVSTNPRGFAFVEPEADGAPASIYVAGNNLNQAMHGDRVVVRIEHGGDGDRAEGRILRILERGAERIVGRYEIDDARRGFVVPFDRRLLIDMFVPDGETHGAEPGQMVTAQITRWPTPTRPALGRIIEVLGSLDAPGVDTAVIIRKYNLPDTHGEPAIAEARRLGQAVRERDLAGRTDFRQWTTVTIDGEHARDFDDAISIDRLPNGNFWLGVHIADVAHYVAEGSALDAEAYERGTSVYFPDRAVHMFPSELATGLCSLNPHVDRLVQSCLMEIERRSGAIVRYEIHDGVIHSDARMTYTAVNAILTERDADVMLQYHELVPIFERMHELFEILHGRRRRRGSIDFDLQESEFVLDDEGQVEAIVAAERNVAHRIIEEFMLLANETVASHLEKARMPALYRIHEDPDPAKVETFEEFISTLGHSLSRTADRPEPKDFQKLIDRLRGTPEEKPIAFLLLRTMQKARYDVANVGHFGLAAASYTHFTSPIRRYPDLVVHRALRESRRGPTDERRSELSDDLPEVARHTSERERRANDAERELVQWKKVRFMADKVGDEFDGYVTGVSAFGLYVELVEHFVEGMVHVSTMADDYYRFVEAAHILRGEHTRRVYRLGDRLTVQVIRVDLERRQIDLGISEILESVRRGRTGERTRRPAAATETPKRSGKSRPGRRERARKKAGSGRRRR from the coding sequence GTGCACTCGGAACAGGATGTCCTCCGGCTGATTCGTGATCGGGCCGATCATCCGGCCACGGCCCGCGAGCTGCTGCGTTTGCTGCGGATTCCGCGCGAGGAGCGCGCGACATTCCGGCGGCACCTGCGGTCGCTCGTCAACGCCGGCTCGCTGATCGAAATCCGGGGGCAGCGGTTCGGCTTGCCCGACCGGATGAACCTCGTGGTCGGGCGGGTCTCCACGAACCCGCGAGGGTTCGCGTTCGTGGAGCCCGAAGCCGACGGCGCGCCGGCCAGCATCTACGTCGCCGGCAACAACCTCAACCAGGCGATGCACGGCGATCGCGTCGTCGTGCGCATCGAGCACGGCGGCGACGGTGATCGTGCCGAAGGGCGCATCCTGCGCATTCTCGAGCGCGGCGCCGAGCGCATCGTCGGGCGCTACGAGATCGACGACGCGCGCCGCGGGTTCGTCGTGCCATTCGATCGCCGGCTGCTGATCGACATGTTCGTGCCGGACGGCGAGACGCACGGGGCGGAGCCGGGCCAGATGGTGACCGCGCAGATCACGCGGTGGCCGACGCCGACGCGCCCGGCGCTGGGCCGGATCATCGAGGTGCTCGGCTCGCTCGACGCGCCCGGCGTCGACACCGCCGTCATCATCCGGAAGTACAACCTGCCGGATACGCACGGCGAGCCGGCGATCGCCGAGGCGCGCCGGCTGGGGCAGGCGGTCCGCGAGCGCGATCTCGCCGGACGCACGGACTTCCGCCAGTGGACCACCGTGACGATCGACGGCGAGCACGCGCGCGACTTCGACGACGCGATCTCGATCGACCGGCTGCCGAACGGCAACTTCTGGCTCGGCGTGCACATCGCGGACGTCGCGCATTACGTGGCCGAGGGCAGCGCGCTCGACGCGGAAGCCTACGAGCGCGGGACGTCGGTGTACTTCCCGGATCGTGCCGTTCACATGTTCCCGTCAGAGCTCGCGACCGGGCTCTGCAGCCTGAACCCGCACGTCGATCGGCTGGTGCAGTCCTGCCTCATGGAGATCGAGCGGCGCTCGGGTGCCATCGTGCGGTACGAGATCCACGACGGCGTCATTCACAGCGACGCGCGCATGACCTATACGGCCGTCAACGCGATCCTGACCGAGCGCGACGCGGACGTGATGCTGCAGTACCACGAGCTCGTGCCCATCTTCGAGCGGATGCACGAGCTCTTCGAGATCCTCCACGGCCGGCGGCGCCGGCGCGGATCGATCGACTTCGATCTCCAGGAGTCGGAGTTCGTGCTCGACGACGAGGGCCAGGTCGAGGCGATCGTCGCGGCCGAACGCAACGTCGCGCACCGGATCATCGAAGAGTTCATGCTGCTGGCCAACGAGACGGTCGCGTCGCACCTCGAGAAGGCCCGGATGCCGGCGCTGTACCGCATCCACGAGGATCCCGATCCGGCGAAGGTCGAGACGTTCGAGGAGTTCATCTCGACGCTGGGCCACTCGCTCTCGCGCACCGCCGATCGCCCGGAGCCCAAGGACTTCCAGAAGCTGATCGATCGGCTGCGAGGCACGCCGGAGGAGAAGCCGATCGCCTTCCTGCTGTTGCGGACGATGCAGAAGGCGCGGTACGACGTGGCGAACGTCGGCCATTTCGGGCTGGCCGCCGCCTCCTACACGCATTTCACGTCGCCCATCCGCCGCTATCCCGACCTCGTCGTGCACCGTGCGCTCCGCGAATCGCGCCGCGGTCCGACCGACGAGCGCCGCAGCGAGCTGTCCGACGACCTGCCCGAAGTCGCGCGGCACACCTCGGAACGCGAGCGTCGCGCGAACGACGCCGAGCGCGAGCTGGTCCAGTGGAAGAAAGTCCGGTTCATGGCCGACAAGGTCGGCGACGAGTTCGACGGCTACGTGACCGGCGTGAGCGCGTTCGGCCTCTACGTCGAGCTCGTGGAGCACTTCGTCGAAGGCATGGTCCACGTCTCGACGATGGCCGACGACTACTACCGGTTCGTGGAGGCGGCCCACATTCTTCGCGGCGAGCACACGCGTCGCGTCTATCGGCTGGGCGATCGGCTGACGGTGCAGGTCATCCGCGTCGATCTCGAGCGGCGACAGATCGATCTGGGGATTTCGGAGATCCTCGAGAGCGTGCGGCGGGGCAGAACCGGTGAGCGGACCAGGCGGCCGGCGGCGGCCACCGAGACGCCGAAACGGAGCGGGAAGAGCCGGCCGGGGCGACGCGAGCGGGCCCGCAAGAAGGCGGGCAGCGGACGCCGCCGACGTTAG
- a CDS encoding energy transducer TonB: protein MTAPTTGEGNTPTVTGPGVVSSGWLAANSTFETRPERRLGAGLGASMVLHAILLAIIIAAFAISPSNPLQAPNEILTFVFLPDPGPGGGGGGSPAPAPPKPMQVAEHKAPDPPPLTPPPIEVPPPAVAPPTLSAPIVTPNAQVMQATGASNISLQAYGGGGRGEGLGAGRGSGVGPGTGGGFGDGVYGPGSGVKGPIALKEVQPKYTTEAMRAKIQGKVLLEIIILKDGTVGDVRVVKSLDASTGLDQEAMKAARMWLFQPAIDKQGQPVPYRAHLELSFRIF, encoded by the coding sequence ATGACTGCGCCGACGACCGGAGAAGGGAACACGCCGACCGTGACCGGGCCGGGCGTGGTGTCGAGCGGGTGGCTTGCCGCGAATTCGACGTTCGAAACCAGGCCGGAGCGCCGGCTCGGCGCCGGCCTCGGCGCGTCGATGGTCCTGCACGCGATTCTCCTCGCAATCATCATCGCGGCCTTCGCGATTTCGCCGTCGAATCCGCTCCAGGCGCCCAACGAGATCCTGACGTTCGTCTTCCTGCCGGATCCTGGTCCTGGCGGCGGAGGAGGCGGCAGCCCCGCACCCGCGCCGCCCAAGCCGATGCAGGTGGCCGAGCACAAGGCGCCGGATCCTCCGCCTCTCACGCCGCCTCCGATTGAGGTGCCGCCGCCCGCGGTAGCGCCGCCGACGCTGAGTGCGCCGATCGTCACCCCCAATGCGCAGGTGATGCAGGCGACCGGAGCCTCCAATATCTCGCTCCAGGCTTATGGCGGGGGCGGCCGCGGTGAGGGGCTCGGCGCGGGCCGCGGCAGCGGCGTTGGGCCTGGCACCGGCGGCGGATTCGGCGACGGCGTCTACGGTCCGGGCAGCGGCGTGAAGGGCCCGATCGCGCTGAAGGAAGTCCAGCCGAAGTACACGACGGAGGCGATGCGCGCCAAGATCCAGGGCAAAGTGCTGCTGGAGATCATCATCCTGAAAGACGGCACGGTCGGCGACGTGCGCGTCGTCAAGTCCCTCGATGCCTCGACCGGGCTCGATCAGGAGGCGATGAAAGCCGCGCGCATGTGGCTCTTCCAGCCCGCCATCGACAAGCAGGGGCAGCCGGTGCCGTACCGCGCCCACCTCGAGCTGTCGTTCCGGATCTTCTAG
- a CDS encoding twin-arginine translocase TatA/TatE family subunit: MRLGIPELLVILAIIVLIFGASRLPELGKGIGKGIKNFKEATREGGDKDA; this comes from the coding sequence ATGCGCCTGGGCATCCCCGAGCTGCTCGTCATTCTCGCGATCATCGTGCTGATCTTCGGCGCGAGCCGCCTTCCCGAGCTGGGCAAGGGCATCGGCAAGGGCATCAAGAACTTCAAGGAAGCCACCCGCGAAGGCGGCGACAAGGACGCCTGA
- the gatB gene encoding Asp-tRNA(Asn)/Glu-tRNA(Gln) amidotransferase subunit GatB — translation MSAFEPVIGLEVHAQLSTATKIFCGCATAFGAPPNTEVCPVCLGLPGALPVLNRRAVELAVRVALALGSAIQPRSVFARKNYFYPDLPKGYQISQYELPLARGGAIPMPAGQEAIRLTRIHMEEDAGKSLHHGLPDSARTTSLDFNRSGVPLIEIVTEPELRSAADAAECFSRLREILVAVGANDGNMEEGSLRCDANVSVRPVGSATLGTKTEIKNVNSFRYVQKAIAYEIDRQIDVLSRGGHVHQETRLFDSETGETTPMRGKEEAHDYRYFPEPDLPPLDVPEAWIAEIRTALPELPEARKERLVAAHGLGEYDADLLVRLLDGGADYFEAVVGAGAPAKAASNWMQGEIRRRLKDLGEDDMARVPVPADALAELIVAAERGVISSTVAKDVFDKMWTTGQRAQAIIDAEGLAQIADSAALAALADDVLARHPDAVAQYRAGRTNTLGFLVGQVMKASGGKANPKVVTDLLKQRLSA, via the coding sequence ATGTCCGCGTTCGAACCCGTCATCGGCCTGGAAGTCCACGCGCAACTCTCGACCGCAACCAAGATCTTCTGCGGATGTGCCACGGCCTTCGGCGCGCCGCCGAACACCGAGGTCTGTCCGGTGTGCCTCGGGCTGCCCGGCGCGTTGCCGGTCTTGAACCGCCGGGCCGTCGAGCTGGCCGTCCGCGTCGCGCTCGCGCTCGGCAGCGCCATCCAGCCGCGGTCGGTGTTCGCCCGCAAGAACTACTTCTACCCCGACCTGCCGAAGGGATACCAGATCTCCCAGTACGAGTTGCCGCTCGCCCGCGGCGGCGCCATTCCGATGCCGGCCGGGCAGGAGGCCATCCGCCTCACGCGGATTCACATGGAAGAGGATGCCGGCAAGTCGCTCCACCATGGGCTGCCGGACTCGGCGCGCACGACCTCGCTCGACTTCAATCGCAGCGGCGTGCCGCTCATCGAGATCGTGACGGAGCCCGAGCTGCGTTCGGCGGCGGACGCCGCGGAGTGCTTCTCGAGACTGCGAGAGATTCTCGTCGCCGTGGGCGCCAACGACGGCAACATGGAAGAAGGCAGCCTGCGCTGCGATGCGAACGTCTCCGTGCGGCCCGTGGGGTCGGCCACGCTCGGCACGAAGACCGAGATCAAGAACGTCAACTCGTTCCGTTACGTCCAGAAAGCGATCGCGTACGAGATCGATCGCCAGATCGACGTCCTGTCGCGCGGCGGGCACGTGCACCAGGAGACCCGGCTCTTCGACAGCGAGACCGGCGAGACGACGCCGATGCGCGGAAAGGAGGAAGCGCACGACTATCGCTATTTCCCGGAGCCCGATTTGCCGCCGCTCGACGTGCCCGAGGCCTGGATCGCCGAGATTCGCACGGCCCTGCCCGAGCTTCCTGAAGCGCGCAAAGAGCGGCTGGTCGCGGCGCACGGGCTCGGCGAGTACGACGCCGACCTGCTCGTACGGCTCCTCGACGGCGGGGCAGACTACTTCGAGGCCGTCGTCGGGGCGGGTGCGCCCGCCAAGGCCGCCAGCAACTGGATGCAGGGCGAAATACGCCGCCGGCTGAAGGACCTCGGCGAAGACGACATGGCCCGCGTGCCGGTCCCGGCCGACGCGCTGGCCGAGCTCATCGTCGCGGCCGAGCGTGGGGTCATCAGCAGCACGGTGGCGAAGGACGTGTTCGACAAGATGTGGACGACCGGCCAGCGCGCCCAGGCGATCATCGACGCCGAAGGGCTTGCGCAGATCGCCGACAGCGCTGCACTGGCTGCCCTGGCCGACGATGTGCTGGCCCGGCATCCCGATGCCGTCGCGCAGTACCGCGCTGGCCGGACCAACACGCTCGGGTTCCTCGTGGGCCAGGTGATGAAGGCGAGCGGCGGGAAAGCGAACCCCAAGGTCGTCACCGATCTGCTGAAGCAGCGGCTCTCGGCATGA
- a CDS encoding DUF4147 domain-containing protein, which translates to MDARRLTARALVDIDETLGRERAVRVVAAGKAAVGMATAVDQTIGGRMAAGVMTAAADAPLPARWQAYAGTHPTPSAGSEAAGRAALALADDTRAAGGLLLVCLSGGASAMLAVPAPGLTIDEKLAATRRLLRAGLDIAELNVVRRHLSAVKGGQLAARAGRSITLAISDVCTPVEDDPRVIGSGPTSADDSTFADALRVIDRHALRGELPPAVMRHLEAGQAGRVEGPVPSGDPRLRQAAYWIVGSRHDAMRAAAEVARRLGYDVTLVKAPTIGEARHAGRDLVDRVRTLERPHCLITSGETTVKVKGHGRGGRNQEVAIAAMELLAGLAPAALASIGTDGVDGPTDAAGAFVDAGTVQQLGAGAAATIADALDRNDAYPLLDRLGCLIRTGPTGTNVGDLQVVLLPQAR; encoded by the coding sequence GTGGACGCTCGTCGTCTGACCGCGCGCGCCCTCGTCGACATCGACGAGACGCTCGGCCGCGAACGCGCCGTTCGTGTCGTGGCCGCCGGCAAGGCGGCCGTCGGGATGGCGACGGCGGTTGATCAAACCATCGGCGGGCGCATGGCCGCAGGCGTGATGACCGCCGCTGCCGACGCGCCGTTGCCCGCGCGCTGGCAGGCGTATGCCGGCACCCATCCGACGCCGTCTGCCGGAAGCGAGGCTGCGGGCCGCGCGGCGCTGGCCCTCGCCGACGACACGCGAGCCGCCGGCGGCCTGCTGCTCGTCTGTCTCTCCGGGGGCGCGTCGGCGATGCTGGCCGTGCCGGCACCCGGTCTGACCATTGACGAGAAGCTCGCGGCGACGCGACGGCTGTTGCGCGCCGGCCTCGACATCGCCGAGCTGAACGTCGTCCGCCGCCATCTGTCGGCGGTGAAGGGGGGCCAGCTCGCGGCGCGCGCCGGACGGTCGATCACGCTCGCCATCTCGGACGTCTGCACACCCGTCGAAGACGATCCCAGGGTGATCGGGTCGGGCCCCACGTCGGCCGACGACTCGACGTTCGCCGACGCGCTCCGGGTGATCGATCGACACGCCCTGCGTGGCGAGTTGCCTCCGGCCGTGATGAGGCATCTCGAGGCCGGCCAGGCGGGCCGCGTGGAAGGACCGGTGCCATCCGGCGATCCCAGGCTGCGGCAGGCGGCGTACTGGATCGTTGGCTCGCGTCACGACGCCATGCGCGCCGCTGCCGAGGTAGCCCGTCGCCTCGGATACGACGTCACGCTCGTCAAGGCGCCGACGATCGGCGAGGCGCGTCACGCGGGGCGCGATCTGGTCGATCGCGTGCGAACGCTCGAGCGTCCGCACTGTCTCATCACTTCGGGCGAAACCACCGTGAAGGTGAAGGGCCACGGCCGGGGTGGACGCAACCAGGAAGTCGCGATCGCGGCGATGGAACTGCTCGCCGGGCTCGCGCCAGCCGCGCTCGCCAGCATCGGCACCGACGGCGTCGACGGCCCGACCGACGCGGCCGGCGCGTTCGTCGACGCCGGCACCGTCCAGCAGTTGGGCGCAGGTGCGGCGGCCACCATTGCCGATGCGCTCGACCGCAACGATGCCTACCCGCTGCTCGACCGCCTCGGATGCCTCATCCGCACCGGACCGACGGGGACGAACGTCGGCGACCTCCAGGTCGTGCTGCTACCGCAGGCACGCTGA
- a CDS encoding sigma-70 family RNA polymerase sigma factor — translation MSGREEDARVAVEIKALQAGGRLAEARERFAELIGRHQRRAVRIALHYLRNAADADEAVQDAFVKAYMHFGTFREDLPFEVWFTRILINGCLDRLKARRRRERWIAPASVDAFGTERDPAEYLPSRGPSPEDQVLSSERRRQLLGALSKLPERQRLVFTLSHLEGRSSRDVSAMTGLNESTVRVHLFRAIRRLRTLLNVPAPATSSSGRSSHAAR, via the coding sequence ATGAGCGGTCGGGAAGAAGACGCCCGGGTCGCCGTGGAGATCAAGGCGCTCCAGGCGGGCGGCCGCCTGGCGGAAGCGCGCGAGCGCTTTGCCGAGCTCATCGGCCGGCATCAGCGGCGCGCCGTCAGGATTGCGCTGCATTACTTGCGCAATGCCGCCGACGCCGACGAGGCCGTGCAGGACGCCTTCGTGAAGGCCTACATGCACTTCGGGACGTTTCGTGAAGACCTCCCCTTCGAGGTGTGGTTCACGCGCATCCTGATCAATGGGTGCCTGGATCGGCTGAAGGCGAGGCGGCGGAGGGAACGCTGGATCGCGCCGGCCTCGGTCGACGCGTTCGGGACCGAACGGGATCCGGCGGAGTACCTGCCGTCGCGCGGGCCGAGCCCCGAGGACCAGGTGCTCTCGTCCGAGCGGCGCCGCCAACTGCTCGGCGCGCTGTCCAAGCTTCCGGAACGGCAGCGGCTCGTCTTCACGCTGAGCCATCTCGAGGGGCGATCGTCGCGCGACGTGAGCGCGATGACCGGGCTGAACGAATCGACGGTGCGGGTGCATTTGTTTCGGGCGATCCGCCGGCTCCGGACGCTGTTGAACGTCCCGGCGCCGGCAACATCGTCCAGTGGGAGAAGTAGCCATGCGGCTCGTTGA